The genome window GTTTAACAACCACAGTAGCTGTTGCTGACAGGGACACGTTGCCATTGTCTTTCACCAGGATGAGCAGTTTATGCTCAGCCTCGTCTGTCTCTGTGAATGAGCGAAGTGTTCTGATCTGTCCTGTATAGCGGTCCAAACCAAAGAGACTGTGGGCAGTAACTTCCTGCAGTGAGAACAGTAACCAGCCGTTATATCCTATATCAGCGTCATAGGCTCTGACTTTAGTCACCAAGTGTCCTGCGTTCACATTGCGGGGAATCTCCTCCACACCTTCAGCAGAACCGTTAGAGCTGACCGGATACAGGATGACTGGAGCGTTGTCGTTCTGATCCAGAATGAACACGTGCACTGTGACGTTGCTGCTTAGTGACGGAGCTCCAGAATCTGTGGCAACAACTTGGAACTGGAACGTTTTCAGAGTCTCAAAGTCAAAGCTTTTTAGCGCCGAAATGTGTCCGTTATCTGAATTTATATTTAGAAATGTTGCAGCTTTACCTTGATTACTTTCTTCTCTGATTATATGATAAGTTAAAGCAGCATTTTCATTTAAGTCTTTATCCAAAGCACTTACAGAACATATTTCGTTTCCAGGAACGTTATTTTCCAAAAGGTAAATTTCAATTGGATTTTGTAAAAATTCTGGTTTATTATCATTCACGTCAGATACATCAATATTCACAGTTTTGAATGTAGAAAGAGGAGGCTGACCACAATCTGTAGCTGTTATTGTTACTTCGTAATGCGAGACTGATTCTCGATCCAAATGCTGTTTCAACACTAACGAGTACATATTGTCTTGATATGATGGTTTTAAATCAAATGGCACATTATCTGAAAGACTACATATTACTTTGCCGTTTAATCCGGAATCTTGGTCTATAATACTTATAAGATAAACGACAGTTCCTGGTTTTGAGTCTTCAGATACCATGTTTGACAGGGATGTCACCTCTATTTGAGGTTTGTTGTCGTTTTTGTCGAGCACTTTGATTATCACCCTGCAGTCAGTACTCATTGGAGGTTGTCCTTTGTCAGTGGCATGGACATCCAACTTAAAAACGTCAACTTTCTCAAAGTCAATTTCTCCCTTAACTCGAATTTCTCCAGTGTTTTTATCCAAGCTAAACATATCGTATATCTTTCGGTCAAGTTGACCACCGAAAGAATATTCAATATCTCCATTTGCACCCTCATCCTCATCAGTTGCCTTTACTTTAATTACACTTGTATCTGCGTCTACATTCTCAGGTACTGTAACTGAATATACTTCTTGACTAAATGTAGGGTGGTTATCATTAGAATCGAGAACAGTGACCGTAACATTGAGTGCCCCTGATCTCGGTGGATTACCACCATCAGCTGCTGTCAAAATCAATTTGTGCTCACGGTGCATTTCCCGATCCAGAGCCTTTTGCAGAACTAGGAAGGGTATTTTATCCTCTCCACTCTCTCGAATTTGTATACTAAAATATTCGTTTTGATTTAATGTATACACACGCACAGTGTTGATACCAACATCTGGATCGTGCGCAGTTGGCAACTGGAAACGTTTGCCAGGAACGGTGGACTCGGCAATGTCTAATTTTTTTTCATCCTCTTCAAACTTCGGTGAATTATCATTTACATCTATAATTTCAACCCCCACATAATGTATTTCCATGGGGTTCTCAGCGACCATTTTTAAGTTCATCAAACACGGAGACACGGTTTTACAGAGCTCCTCTCGATCGATTTTCtcatgcacaaa of Pseudochaenichthys georgianus chromosome 10, fPseGeo1.2, whole genome shotgun sequence contains these proteins:
- the LOC139434713 gene encoding protocadherin alpha-8-like codes for the protein MDAGGQRRGIQPWWLAFCFPVMFGCMEQVAAQIKYSVPEEVKVGSVVGNVAKDLGLDISSLEERRFRIVSGTEEAQFAVNQNNGILFVHEKIDREELCKTVSPCLMNLKMVAENPMEIHYVGVEIIDVNDNSPKFEEDEKKLDIAESTVPGKRFQLPTAHDPDVGINTVRVYTLNQNEYFSIQIRESGEDKIPFLVLQKALDREMHREHKLILTAADGGNPPRSGALNVTVTVLDSNDNHPTFSQEVYSVTVPENVDADTSVIKVKATDEDEGANGDIEYSFGGQLDRKIYDMFSLDKNTGEIRVKGEIDFEKVDVFKLDVHATDKGQPPMSTDCRVIIKVLDKNDNKPQIEVTSLSNMVSEDSKPGTVVYLISIIDQDSGLNGKVICSLSDNVPFDLKPSYQDNMYSLVLKQHLDRESVSHYEVTITATDCGQPPLSTFKTVNIDVSDVNDNKPEFLQNPIEIYLLENNVPGNEICSVSALDKDLNENAALTYHIIREESNQGKAATFLNINSDNGHISALKSFDFETLKTFQFQVVATDSGAPSLSSNVTVHVFILDQNDNAPVILYPVSSNGSAEGVEEIPRNVNAGHLVTKVRAYDADIGYNGWLLFSLQEVTAHSLFGLDRYTGQIRTLRSFTETDEAEHKLLILVKDNGNVSLSATATVVVKLVEPREAFAAADVKSASKDDEDNNVTFYLMITLGSVSTLFLISIIVLIAMQCSKSTDYTSKYLQETNYDGTLCHSIQYRSGDKRYMLVGPRMSIGSTIVPGSHANTLVLPDRRGTSTEALPISGSPLIEVVCRRSTHRRVSNMIIG